Proteins from a single region of Anastrepha ludens isolate Willacy chromosome 5, idAnaLude1.1, whole genome shotgun sequence:
- the LOC128864888 gene encoding uncharacterized protein LOC128864888, whose translation MPKGSKSKRGVDNTSSDARSNSSDSISFNKRKSVSIKHQLIALNKTLSSHRLDELDEAELSVHMEYVESIHDNFDHVHSILEEADPRELDGVGRAEFFDVYLEVKAKLSRQLNSHRKTNVRHSSTARHFALEESPPTLFSSQRKSRLPELKIPKFSGAYIDWPNLFAMFSSVIDKDLELSKVEKLQHLRASLQGAALETICSLEPVEENYDKAIALLKNRFDNKLLIFQAHIRAIIELKSVDKGSANRLRELCDNFNSHLRALNTMATPEQISDGLLIHLVTRKFDQKTQGKWEEDLPTQTLPTLNSMTSFLEKRCRIMENLEGVTQTLSNQIGKHSNANKGIRNALVASSSSSSFCIFCDSKEHYINSCLKFLNLPPNLRYKEAKRLQLCLNCLRKGHSLQRCKSGHCRHCPGKHNSLLHMNPHTSSISPSSSLPTIEATASQQTLISSLTSSTVVQAPKSGANSNVLLATAILSVKNRSGDFVPCRAILDSASQINFVTARLANMLQLPFKQSAILISGIGESNFVADKEIDVFAQSQDKGYNTSFTAVVTPSITDYRPNFSLSSEWIIPSNINLADPLFFKPQRIDLLIGAALFFDLMCVGQIRIASNLPLLQKTRLGWVVAGGVSYTNKQSSSLAACSKNVFEHQHNNSLNDIVKRFWEIENCVDSAPPPSKEDDWCEQHFKKYFSRLTSGEYSVRLPTKTGFSDLGDSYNRALRRFKSLERKLENDHNLRTQYIHFMSEYISLNHMSLATPGATTKTFFLPHHCVQKFDSTTTKLRVVFDGSAKTTTGYSLNDLLLAGPTIQAKLFKTLLQFRFRKFALCGDICKMHRCVRMTSPDEYLQCILWRENPLDEVKVYKLDTVTYGTKSAAFLAIRAMHQLSYDEEGSFPIGAKIVRRDFYVDDLISGGDTIEEVVEIRRQVKGLLQRGGFNIRKWCSNEDGALQGVLDSDCENLLKFHDGSDVAKTLGLIWGPKTDNFLFSFSPIDNNARTTKRTTLSYIAKIYDPLGLVSPVITKAKIFLQILWKEKLQWDESLPQLLQTTWNDICVQLGLLINKTPSTPVPLAACVPLNPPPASFNAADMVVERAHVSYFNTLLKIPMSQKQHTQTKLKLERSIGHSSNSE comes from the exons ATGCCCAAAGGCAGCAAATCGAAAAGGGGTGTCGACAACACATCATCCGATGCAAGGAGCAACAGCTCCGATTCAATTTCGTTTAATAAAAGGAAAAGTGTGTCCATTAAGCACCAATTAATTGCGTTAAACAAAACATTGTCGTCGCATCGTCTTGATGAACTTGATGAAGCTGAACTTTCTGTCCACATGGAGTACGTCGAAAGCATTCACGACAACTTTGACCACGTGCATTCTATTCTCGAAGAAGCTGATCCACGCGAACTAGATGGAGTAGGCCGAGCAGAATTTTTCGACGTGTACCTAGAAGTCAAAGCAAAGCTGTCGCGTCAGCTCAATTCGCATCGGAAGACAAACGTAAGGCATTCATCGACTGCTAGGCATTTCGCATTGGAAGAATCGCCGCCAACGTTATTCTCATCGCAAAGAAAGTCTCGCCTTCCTGAGCTGAAAATACCGAAATTTAGTGGAGCGTACATTGACTGGCCTAATTTGTTTGCCATGTTCAGTAGCGTTATTGACAAGGACCTCGAGTTAAGCAAAGTGGAGAAACTCCAACATTTACGCGCTAGTCTACAAGGAGCCGCTTTGGAAACAATTTGCTCACTAGAACCGGTTGAGGAGAATTATGACAAGGCCATTGCCctattaaaaaatcgatttgataATAAATTGCTTATTTTTCAGGCTCACATTAGGGCGATTATCGAGTTGAAGAGTGTTGATAAGGGTTCAGCCAATCGTTTGCGCGAATTGTGCGACAATTTTAATTCCCATCTTCGTGCACTTAACACCATGGCAACACCAGAACAAATATCGGATGGTTTGCTCATACATCTTGTTACTAGAAAGTTCGATCAGAAGACGCAGGGGAAGTGGGAGGAGGACTTGCCCACGCAGACATTGCCAACTTTGAATTCAATGACCTCATTTCTGGAGAAGCGGTGCcgaattatggaaaatttggaaGGTGTTACGCAAACACTCAGCAATCAGATTGGTAAACATTCGAATGCAAATAAAGGTATTAGAAACGCTTTGGTAGCATCCTCAAGTAGCTCTAGCTTTTGCATATTTTGCGATTCGAAAGAACATTACATAAATagctgtttaaaatttttaaatttgccgCCGAATTTGCGCTACAAAGAAGCGAAGCGATTGCAACTTTGCTTAAATTGCCTACGCAAGGGTCATAGTTTACAACGGTGTAAGTCTGGGCATTGTCGTCATTGCCCAGGCAAACACAATTCGCTTCTCCATATGAACCCGCATACCTCGTCTATATCCCCGTCTTCAAGCCTACCAACAATTGAAGCTACAGCTTCACAGCAAACACTCATTTCATCGTTAACTTCAAGTACAGTCGTTCAAGCCCCAAAATCGGGCGCCAATAGTAATGTGTTGCTTGCTACAGCTATACTTTCAGTCAAAAATCGTTCAGGTGACTTCGTTCCATGTCGTGCTATTCTCGACTCGGCCtctcaaataaattttgtaaccgCTCGCTTGGCAAATATGCTGCAACTTCCATTCAAACAATCTGCAATTTTGATTTCCGGTATCGGCGAATCAAACTTTGTTGCCGACAAAGAGATTGACGTTTTCGCACAGTCGCAAGATAAAGGCTACAACACTTCGTTCACTGCTGTGGTCACACCTAGTATTACAGATTATCGACCTAACTTCAGCCTTTCTTCGGAATGGATAATACCGTCAAACATTAATCTAGCAGATCCATTATTCTTTAAACCCCAGCGCATTGACTTGCTCATCGGCGCggctttgttttttgatttgatgtgCGTTGGCCAAATACGCATTGCTAGTAATTTGCCATTACTGCAAAAAACTCGACTGGGCTGGGTTGTCGCTGGTGGTGTTTCATATACCAACAAACAATCATCCTCGCTCGCTGCCTGCAGCAAAAACGTATTTGAACATCAACATAATAACTCATTGAACGATATCGTAAAACGATTCTGGGAAATAGAGAATTGCGTCGACTCTGCTCCCCCTCCATCTAAAGAAGATGACTGGTGCGAGCAGCATTTCAAGAAATATTTCTCTCGGCTTACTTCGGGAGAGTATTCAGTGCGTTTGCCAACAAAAACAGGCTTTAGCGATCTTGGCGACTCATACAATCGTGCTCTTCGCAGATTTAAAAGCTTAGAGCGAAAATTGGAAAATGATCATAACTTAAGAActcaatatattcattttatgAGTGAGTACATATCGCTGAACCACATGTCACTGGCAACACCTggggcaacaacaaaaacattttttctaccgCACCATTGCGTGCAAAAGTTTGACAGTACAACGACAAAACTTCGCGTCGTATTCGATGGCtccgcaaaaacaacaacaggctACTCATTGAATGACCTTTTGCTAGCGGGTCCAACTATTCAAGCAAAGCTGTTCAAAACTCTCTTACAATTTCGTTTTCGTAAATTCGCTCTGTGCGGAGATATATGCAAAATGCACCGATGCGTACGCATGACATCTCCAGACGAATATCTGCAATGTATTTTATGGCGCGAGAACCCACTCGATGAGGTAAAGGTATACAAGTTAGACACTGTAACATACGGAACAAAATCTGCCGCCTTTCTTGCAATACGAGCTATGCATCAACTTTCGTACGATGAAGAAGGGTCATTTCCAATAGGTGCAAAAATCGTGAGGAGAGACTTTTATGTTGACGATCTCATTTCAGGCGGAGATACTATAGAAGAAGTGGTTGAGATCAGACGTCAGGTTAAAGGTTTACTTCAGCGTGGAGGATTCAACATTCGTAAGTGGTGCTCAAACGAGGATGGCGCGCTGCAAGGTGTTCTTGATTCAGATTGCGAGAATCTTCTTAAATTCCACGATGGAAGTGATGTTGCAAAGACTCTTGGCCTCATCTGGGGCCCTAAAACTGATAACTTCTTATTCTCATTTTCGCCTATTGATAATAACGCACGCACGACAAAACGCACGACACTTTCATATATTGCTAAAATTTATGATCCGCTTGGCTTGGTTTCGCCAGTCATTACGAAAGCAAAAATTTTCCTGCAAATCCTTTGGAAGGAAAAACTGCAGTGGGACGAAAGCTTGCCTCAGTTGCTGCAAACTACCTGGAACGACATTTGTGTACAGCTTGGTCTA CTCATAAACAAAACGCCTTCAACGCCTGTGCCTCTTGCCGCTTGCGTGCCCCTTAATCCACCGCCAGCCTCATTCAATGCGGCCGATATGGTTGTCGAACGCGCCCATGTGTCATATTTCAATACGTTATTAAAAATTCCAAtgagccaaaaacaacacacgcAGACGAAGCTGAAACTGGAACGTAGTATCGGGCATTCgagcaacagtgaatga